The window TATCATTATAGATGAAATTATAATTCAATTCTTCAAAGAACCAAGCAGTACGGGCATCTCGGTCGAAAGAGATATTTTGGTCTGTGATAGATATTAGGGTTTCATTTAAGGAATTGAATTGTCCAGACATGGTTTTTTTAATGGTAGACCAGCCCATTAGTTTTTCATCATTCTCGGTACCAATTAATATAACATCCTCTTTAGGACACCATATTTGTTCTATCATTTCTATATCGCCACTTTCTGTACTGGTGGCATATAAATCTAGAAGTTCTGAAACCTTGGCTTTTTCTTTTTCAAAGTCAATTTCTTTTTTCTCAGGCTTTTTAACTACTTCTTGTTCGTCTTGGTTTTGGCAAGAAGTCATCATTAAAAGAGCATATGCAAATAGGAGTATAAATGATTTTTTCATAGGACAAGGTTTTAAAAATTATGGAAGCTTAAAGATACAAAAAATACCTTGCTTTAGCCAGATTACTATGAAATTCATAATAAAAATTCACTTCGACATTTTTTTGGTATTAACAACAGATAGTTAAATATGTATTTTATTCTATATTTTTCGCCTTATCTATTTATCTAATTTTGTATGCAATCACTCCGCACATGAAGAAAAACTATTCAGATCGAAAATTTATTATGATTGGTGTCATTTCCATAATAGGAATGATATTCTTGGCTCGCTTGTTCTATGTTCAAATCATTGAAGAAGAGTATGCGCTATCTGCTGATAGTAATGTGATTAGGAAGAATATTATATATCCTGCTCGGGGTATTATTTATGATAGAAATGAGAAAATCATGGTGGCCAATAATGCAGCCTACGATTTGATGGTGATTCCTCGTCAACTTAAAGATTTTGACACCACTCGTTTTTGTTCCTTATTACAAATTTCTAACGAAGAATTTATTCGTAGAATGGATAAGGCAAAAAAATACAGCCGCTATAAAGCTTCTTTATTCTTGGGGCAAATTCCCAAAGAAGAATTTTCCTATCTGCAGGAAACATTATATGATTTTTCTGGGTTTTATGTACAAGAAAGAACCTTGAGGAGGTATCCATATCGCTCTGGAGCCTTAAATTTAGGTGATATTGGTGAAGTTAATAGAAAAGATCTAGATAGGGATGCCTT is drawn from Lentimicrobium sp. L6 and contains these coding sequences:
- a CDS encoding nuclear transport factor 2 family protein, whose product is MKKSFILLFAYALLMMTSCQNQDEQEVVKKPEKKEIDFEKEKAKVSELLDLYATSTESGDIEMIEQIWCPKEDVILIGTENDEKLMGWSTIKKTMSGQFNSLNETLISITDQNISFDRDARTAWFFEELNYNFIYNDKAMSLDGIRFTGVFIKDDHGVWKLVQGHVSLPTSIDMK